A window of the Cucurbita pepo subsp. pepo cultivar mu-cu-16 chromosome LG01, ASM280686v2, whole genome shotgun sequence genome harbors these coding sequences:
- the LOC111793132 gene encoding uncharacterized protein LOC111793132 — translation MPDSMANQLGNLVESIKSKVKALRKSKKSKKPYIKMDKSASVKIEIRSRKARLLIDKTLKVADRPGDRTVP, via the exons GC CGGATTCAATGGCGAATCAGCTCGGCAATTTGGTGGAATCCATAAAATCCAAGGTGAAGGCACTGAGGAAGTCGAAGAAATCGAAGAAGCCATACATAAAAATGGACAAGAGCGCGAGCGTCAAGATTGAAATCCGTAGCCGAAAAGCTCGATTGTTGATTGATAAGACCTTGAAGGTCGCCGATCGTCCTGGCGATCGTACAGTTCCTTAG